The genome window CTACAGGGCTTCGAGAAAACTCTTCAGCGCGATGATTTCATCGGACGTCAGCTGCAATGGCTGCAGCAGGGGCGAGGTGACGGGAAACTTCGGATCGGCCGCCTGCTGCGCGTTGTGCGGCACGGGGCGCGACATGCCCGCGTTGTACATGTTCAGCATCCCCACCATCTGCGCAAACGCGCCATTGTGCATCCACGGGCCCGAAGCGGCCACGCCGCGCAGGCCCGGCGTGCGGAATTTGCCCACGTCCTCATTCTTGCCCGTCGCCAGGTAGCGCCCCAGGTCTTCATACTTGCGGCTGCCGTAATTGCTCAGCCCCAGGTTGTGGAATTGCTGGTCCGTCAGCAGGGCGCCGCTGTGGCAGGTCATGCAGCGCGCCTTGGTGCGGAACAGATGCAGGCCCAGCAGCTCGCGGTCGTTCAGGGCCGTGCGCTGGCCTTCCAGGAAGGTATCGAAACGCGTGACGGGCGGCAGCAAGGTACGCTGGTAATCGGCCAGCGCCGTCAGGATGCGCGCCAGGGTCACGCCATCTTTCTTGCCGAAAGCAGCATCGAATTGCGCCGGGTAATCGTCCAGCGCG of Janthinobacterium sp. PAMC25594 contains these proteins:
- a CDS encoding cytochrome-c peroxidase; the protein is MKKNAALAVLATAAGLLFSQGGAAREASSSSTDCATHDGWDLACLRQIYVRPIAGWPRPHVPAGVTPQEMAPVSAIPVALVAPAVAALGQRLFNDPRLSRSNAVACISCHSPAHSFADSKRVSVGHAGRLGQRNTPGLLGVAQITPLFWDGRASTLEEQALGPLQHPDEMAMDAAALPAKLVALDDYPAQFDAAFGKKDGVTLARILTALADYQRTLLPPVTRFDTFLEGQRTALNDRELLGLHLFRTKARCMTCHSGALLTDQQFHNLGLSNYGSRKYEDLGRYLATGKNEDVGKFRTPGLRGVAASGPWMHNGAFAQMVGMLNMYNAGMSRPVPHNAQQAADPKFPVTSPLLQPLQLTSDEIIALKSFLEAL